Genomic DNA from Leishmania donovani BPK282A1 complete genome, chromosome 32:
cggccgcccaTCAGCACACACAGCTGTGAAAAGAGAAACTCGTCTGTCTGCGGCTCCATCGCCTCGtcctgcacctgctgcgtgtACCCGCCGGCACGACCACGAGGAATGATGGACAGCTTGATGACGTCCTTCTGCAGCGGGTTTGTCCAGGCCATGATGCAGTGGCCTACTTCGTGGTAggcggtgcggtgcagcgacgCGTTGCTCATGCGCTGACGGTGCTTCTTGCCGATGAGGACGTCGTCGATGCTGTCCTGAagcacctccagcggcaccacctccttgCCATTCATGGCCGCGTTGAGGGCCCCTTCGTTCACGATCGTAGAAATCTGCGCCGGCGACACCCCAGGGGTGCGGTCCGAGAGCACGACAGCGTACTCTTTGTTGCTCACGCCGGGGATCACTTTAATCGACTCGGGTTTGGCGTCCTCTGTGACCAGCGCCTTCGTCTCTGTGGCGGCCTTCTCGCTGCTGGCCAGGGCAGCCGACGGAGACGCctgcgcggcaccgctgcctcccgCCTCGGCCTCATTGCGCGTCTTGAACACCTGGACCTTGGGCTTGCAGTTCGGGTCACCAGTGATGATGCGGTTGAGGTAGAACTCGAATAGCTCACAGCGCGCCTTGTGATCCGGCATGGGAATGGTCACCTTGCGGTCAAAGCGGCCCTCGCGCAGAAGCGCCTTGTCGATCGCCTCCGGATAGTTTGTGGCGGCAATCACCACAATCGCCTCCTTGCTCGTCAAGCCATCAAGCTCGGCGAGAAGCTGGTTAATAGTGCGGTTTTCCTCGctgctaccgccgccgcccatgGAGCGGCCACCCTGGTTGCGCGAGCCGATCGCGTCGATCTCGTCAATGAACACAACGCAGGGAGCCGctttcttcgcctcctcgaagagctcacgcacacgttttgggccgctgccgccaaagATCTCAATGAAGTCGGCGCCCGAGCAGCTAAAAAACGGCGTGTTTGCTTCACCGGCCACGGCGCGGGCCAGCAGCGTCTTGCCGGTGCCAGGCTGCCCGGTCAGCAGGCACCCTttcggcagccgcgcgccAAGGCGAGTGAACTTGGCGGGCTCCTTCAAGAAGTCCACGTActgcttcagctcctccttcgctTCAGGGATGCCGATGACATCCTTGAACGTCGTCCCTTTCACCTCAGTGCGAAAGTTCTTCGGCTTCATCGGGTTCATCATGTCCATGAGCCCGCTCATCATGTTCGACGAgcctccagcaccacccTTGCCCCCTGACGCGGCAGTGGAGCCGGCCGCACTCGCCATGGCATGCATGTACTTGCGCCGGAAGTACCAGATAGGGCCAACAAAGAAGGCCACGTTCACGACAAGGGGTAGAATCcagctgacggcgctgccccAAACCGGCCCAGAGGGACGAACAACGCCATCGTGGAAACCCTTGTAGTAGTCGTCATCCTGGACCGGCGGCTGATACACCGCCGGCATGCGcgcgggctgctgctgcgccgtgtaGCTATACTGCTGGGGTATCATTTGCTGGGACGGGTAGTTGTAGCCGGCATAGGTTAACGGCAACGCACCTATGCCTTCTCGGGGAACTGTGTACGGGTTTTGTGCATAGCCATCACCCTGGCTGCTTTTCTGCGGCTGAAGAGTAGGGGGTGGTTGCAGTGAAAGCTGGCCTCCGTAtgcctgcggcggcggcatctgctgctgttgctgctgcgcgctgtACATTTGCTGGAACAGTGATCCGCCAGGCGAGGCGTCGTTCTGGTTCATTGTGGATGGTCGTTGTGTGTCTCTTTCAAGAATAATAGGAGGTATCCCTCACCACGTACGGAAGGGCGTCAGTCACAATACGCACAGGtgcggaagagggggagggggaagggatcaagagagagaaagcgggAGAGGAACGGACAaggcgccgcgcacgctggAGTGCGAGAAGAAAACACCAAAGCCAACAAAGAATAATAATAAGggcaagcgccgccgccgccaccccacAAGCCGCAACGACACCAGTCCAAGATGCAGgacaacgaaagaaaaacgggGAAAAACAGGTGGAAACCTTAGAGGCAACTTCGGCGGCAACGTCCTCGAGGGCCTCTCTGCGTGTTTGCGaatgtatatatatatatatatgtagattgtgtgtgtgtgtgcagcaccctccctctctctctagtAGCGTTCTGGGtatctgcgcgtgtgcgagcgAGCCTGCAGTGCTGTAGGTGTGCGGATGTCTGCTGCGGAAGCACACCAGTGATAACGGgagagcgcacgcacgcccgcGCCAGAGAGAAAGCCAAGTGAAGACGGAAGGGGAGCCAAGAGAGGCACAGGCAATTGGTATGCAGAGGGTTGGtgtgaggagagagagatggagcgAGGTAAAATGCGAAGGAGGTACCAGCGACGTCCGAGAAAACAAACACCGCAAATACTCcgccaaaaaaaaggagctAGCaacaagcaaagaaaaagataTGAGCTCTGTGCGTGGGGCTGGGATTGCGTCGATGCAGAGTTCTTCGTgggcagagagacagagtACGACACACGCAGCGTTAGGAGGAGAcacgaggaaggagaggggaggagtgACGGAGAGACAACAGAGTCGGTGCATCTCATCGCGCAGTGGAGGACAGAGGCGCTGCTACCTCGAGAAGATGCAGCTTCATGCCGGCTTGCAAGTGATGCGATCACTCGACATTCTGCCAACAGATTCCCTCAAGCGGTGGGGCTCCTAAAAAGGGGGTAGAGGAGCGACCTCCGCCGTGGAAGAGGAATCTCGTCATACAATTCATGTacgctgtgtgtgtatgatTGGCCGTGTGCCGTCAAAACCACCTCGGCATGCGCAGCTGTGAGTGCTAGCGGATCAGCGTGAACGTGCGCAGCCGGGCATGATAAATGCTTCCTCACCTCCACCCAAGATGAGAGGGAAAGAGTAGGATGGCACAAGGCAGAGAGCACCGTATCGAGGCCCTTAAGCGAgccagcacgcacgccagAGTCAAGCCGACTTGCGAGGCAGTGCGTGCGATCGCGCCGCTTAGACCGAGGCTACACCGGCAAGCGTAGAGGGCGTCTTAAAggatacacacacgcgtttCTGCTGTGTTTGTGTACTGACGCGACTGCTGAGCAACCGATCCTTTCATCACCCCGTCTCACCGGGTCGGAGGCGCCAAAGGAGACAGTCGCATGGCGCAGGACTTACACGGATGGCACGGGCAGTGACCTGCCCCGGAAGACGACGGGTGCCATAAGGTCACGGAAGCCCCTTTGCAAAGAGCCTGGCTGCCCCTCAACTACACATGAGAGTTAGCGCAGCCTTTGCCACGGTCCAGCGACATCGAGGccaaagaaacaaaaaagagaacaATAGTCACATGTGCAATCGCACCTCCatccttcctcccctccctagCGAACCACGCTGTCATGTTCGGAGAACGGCGGGCAAAGATAAGCACAACGGTGCATCCACAGGCGGGCAACTCATCATGtagccccctctccctctctcgcactATCGCCACAACCACCACAGGCATCCGGGACCTCACTGGATGGACGACGAAAAACAGAGAAGATGGTAATGATACAAGAGACAGCGCATCCTCCTTGGCCGCATGCCCCGACCACGGCCCACCATCAACGCACTACTCGCATTCCCTTCGTACGCATCTCTTTCTCGGTCGCACAGCACGGCTTTACCTCCAATTTGCCCCCGCCTGCCGCaggccccctcctccccatcgcgtcgtgcgaagcagcgctgcaatAGCCTtacagcaacgcgccgactCTGTCATCGGaacaccgcctccgcctcaaaCCATACCCAGAGGCCCGCAGCGCAGGGTCCCTCACAGCCGCGTCCATCATGCCCCGTCGCCACCCCTGGCGCATCCCTGCCCCCTCATCGGCGGTGGCACTcagccccccacccacccacccacactAGNNNNNNNNNNNNNNNNNNNNNNNNNNNNNNNNNNNNNNNNNNNNNNNNNNNNNNNNNNNNNNNNNNNNNNNNNNNNNNNNNNNNNNNNNNNNNNNNNNNACACTAGTAGGCCGTGTGAGGaccgaggggaggggtggcggggggaggggatacGTCcgagccacgctggcacGCCGCCTAAACTCCTATGGATGGCGCCGCCCTGCTGACACGATCGCGggccgctgcgacgccacgccgtccagcacCGGACCgccgacgtcagcagcgatgcaccgctcagaccccctcctcctcctcctcctcctccacccccgctGCCTTACGTCGTAGGTGCCTGATCGTGCCACAgccagaggtggctcggcatttgGTGGAGGATAGCAGGGGGAGAGTCGGgtgggctgcttggcttccccagaaggagtggagggggggTCTGGTCCCTGAGAAACGACGCTCTGAGGTGTCGTTGCGTTATCGGGGCTCATCAGGCTAAATGAagacgcaaaaaaaaaaagttcGCTGTTGGCGTTCACGAGGCCCACGTTCGTGGGGCTACTTTGGAGAAAAACAGGAGCGATCATGAGGACTTGCGTGCGCCGAGATAGAGAGAGCCCATCCATCTCCGCTGTTTCACTACTCTTCCACGTTGCCGTGGCAATTTGATGGCGCTTCTACTCGAGGTGTAATCATTGTGTGAATTGATCACAGGGAGAAGCAGAGCGGCCAATGGCAGAAGCAAATGCATTACAGATGCTGGAAATCAAGCCGCACTCCATGCACCAGGTCGAGTCTCTTCCACATCGCCGAGGCCTCAGCGAAGGCGAGAGTCacacgccgctgcagctctgtgAAACGCTGTTTAGTTTACTGGTGGCTCGGAAGAGAAAACGCCGAGTCTATCCCACCCTACTTGTGACGCAATGGACCGATGTGCGCCACAGCGGAGCCCAATGCGTTGTCTGCCGCGCTTTCTTCCATTGGTGCCGCTTCAGAGTACCCTGAAGGCGCcctcggtggcggcgaaaACGGCACCTCGTTGTATGCCGCCAAAGAGCTGAGGCCAGGAATACTGCCTGCGTCTTCGCGCACGGCAGAGGACGCGCCGCTGATGCTATCGCGGCTCTGCAGGACGCTCTCAAATCGCTGAAAGGCCTCGCGAAACTGCCGGTCACGAAGAGCTTCCGACATGGTAGTGACAACACCGGCTGCAGTACCCGGGATGCACTCCAGGTCGGCCTTCTCGAGGCTCTCCCAGTCACTCATGTACCCCCTCAACCGCCACTTCAGCGGCGTAGATTGGTAATAGTCCGTGACGAGCGGCACTCGTGCAGCCAGTTCCTCGCACTCTAGCACCCGCCGCCGTGTCCGCTCCTGCACAAAGAGGATGTGGGACCGGTagtgcgccagcaccggctgcagctgcgcccgGATTGAATCCTCTGCCTCGCCACGCCAGCGAATTGGCTGGAGTTTGACGGAATCGGGGCCGCCCTCTTCTCGCAGCCGATGTGCCACAGCCATGACGCTACTCTTccccgccacctctgccgcaTG
This window encodes:
- a CDS encoding ATP-dependent zinc metallopeptidase, putative, which translates into the protein MNQNDASPGGSLFQQMYSAQQQQQQMPPPQAYGGQLSLQPPPTLQPQKSSQGDGYAQNPYTVPREGIGALPLTYAGYNYPSQQMIPQQYSYTAQQQPARMPAVYQPPVQDDDYYKGFHDGVVRPSGPVWGSAVSWILPLVVNVAFFVGPIWYFRRKYMHAMASAAGSTAASGGKGGAGGSSNMMSGLMDMMNPMKPKNFRTEVKGTTFKDVIGIPEAKEELKQYVDFLKEPAKFTRLGARLPKGCLLTGQPGTGKTLLARAVAGEANTPFFSCSGADFIEIFGGSGPKRVRELFEEAKKAAPCVVFIDEIDAIGSRNQGGRSMGGGGSSEENRTINQLLAELDGLTSKEAIVVIAATNYPEAIDKALLREGRFDRKVTIPMPDHKARCELFEFYLNRIITGDPNCKPKVQVFKTRNEAEAGGSGAAQASPSAALASSEKAATETKALVTEDAKPESIKVIPGVSNKEYAVVLSDRTPGVSPAQISTIVNEGALNAAMNGKEVVPLEVLQDSIDDVLIGKKHRQRMSNASLHRTAYHEVGHCIMAWTNPLQKDVIKLSIIPRGRAGGYTQQVQDEAMEPQTDEFLFSQLCVLMGGRAAERIFEKDISIGAMDDLQRATRLAMEKLLKYGMSKTIGQLAFKPNDKNDGRAWMTWSENLHAKVEAEARALVESAYVHTEKTLLAHKDKHQKLAELLLGKKELDKADIASILGARPVLKA